A segment of the Pieris napi chromosome 5, ilPieNapi1.2, whole genome shotgun sequence genome:
TGAGTACATTCTACAGTATGGAGTGAAGTGAGTAAttacattttgaaattatttttctctgtactggtataaaatatttgtattttttaagaaaccttataaaaacgtttaaaaattatttttaattagaggTATCTTCCGGCGTCGTAgaactgattttattttatttgaaaatggatatatagttatatactCAGGGATAATGGAGAATTCTAATGaaatcatacatataatattacaaatctataattttaaaagtaagaaagaaaaatttgGAAATATCTAAATCTCTATTATCTTTTTACACATTAGAACTAAATTCACGGAACTTAAcgcgaatttattatttacatctaTGAATTATGAACTGAATTCAGccaataataaatgtttgttgACAACTGCATCTGGAATTTGAAACATACAtgaagaaaatatttcttctcaGGATGAACGCAAGTGCAAGCTCTGGTGCGTTAGGTCCGGCCGCGCAAGAGAAACCATTTGCTTGCCCAGTACCGGGATGCAAGAAGCGTTATAAGAACGTCAATGGTATCAAATACCACTCCAAGAATGGACATAAGAAAGACGGCAAGTGAGTATTaagtttttactaaatataCTCATTACTCacgctaaaatatataaaaattgattgcTGGTTGTTTGTCTtgctaaaactcgagaacggctggaccgattagGCTTGAAACGATCTTGAAAGATTCAGGGAAGTTTTAAACGGtggaaaacataaataataagtaaataaaaagactAAAAACGACTattgaattttccaataaaaaaaatatcgaacGAGGTCCGATTTCTTTggtcttttaaaaaagaattattaatCTTGATACAAAGTTCCCTGGGTCATCTAATAGTTTATAATgtttgcatttttattattttacccaCGTTATGGGCGCCATATTAtgtgtaaattatgtatacGAAACCAATGAGTAaaggatatttataaaaataacaacaaatAAGAAGTCTACAACTACATTATGGCTGAATTACAACTGAACTAAATCTTAACATGAACTGTGTAAAGGTGGAGGATTTTTGGACTACCAAACCTTTTATGTGGTAATTTTGcactacataaataaattgttttctatTAGTATGTAGTTGGTACACCTTATTTGAGGGCATTTCGAAGATTTtccaaaataacaaaaatccaAATGCAtcacaaaaaaacaatttataatccAGAACATTAAATACACGTTAATCACCGTACCTATCTTTTATACcctcaaataaaatatgatttcgGGCGTACTTtccttgtttattttttgatagtGCTCATTCTTATCcctttatttgatatttaatttagtatagTTCACTTGttgacataaaatatattttagaaaaatgtattaataagaTTACTCTAAATACCAACAAAGAAGTTGTAACTTGGACAAATTTTAACGGTTAAATATCATCCGTGTGCGTTgctagtttatataaaatttaaggcaaattatatattagaaaaaaccatttaataatatacttgttAAAAGATATCCAGTCTTGCCTCCCCAAGAGCATTATAAACCCAGAGTTCACGGACAGAAAAAACGATTGTCGGCCCAACAATATTTTTGGAAGAAATGGGTATTACTGATATTGATTTACAGTATTAAAGTATATTCAGTAGAATTCAAGTATTTTTAgcgttttgtattttatagtttCTCCCTTGTCTATGATTATAGAGAGTTTATAAAAGATGTATTTGTAggtattgtaaattatatttttggcaGAGAGTACACTTTCTTAAATACTtagttaattacttttttcatcatatttttgtattttgcaaTTTTCAGGGTAAGAAAGGCGTACAAGTGCCACTGCGGCAAAAGCTACAAAACGGCGCAAGGCCTTAAAACCCACTCGATATGCCATCACGTGAGTCCTTCTACCTCAACCAATGACAGAGTTCACGTCAAAATGCCGGGCTTAGTCGTCACAGCCTCACCCGCCCAAAGACAACTCAATATCATAGATAACATAGACACAAACAAATTAGTACGCATCTACGAcagtattaaaacaaaagatctACCCTCATTCACGATTCCCAAACagaatttaacaaatttaaatataatcaacCACAACCACATACGGCATTCGGTTCTTCTTACACCAAATGCggaaaaaataaagtttgagAGGAAACCTCAGCCGAAAGTGACGGTCACCTCTCAAGATTCTTTTAACGAAATCTCTTTGAGTAACGAACGCCGGGCTtagttttttactaaaacaGTTCCTAAAATACGACCAAATCACATTTCATTTAGTTGGCATTACTGGCTTTGTGATTGTTGCCAGCTAAAATATAGACTGCGGTCATTTGCCTAGgttaatagtttaatttttttttttaattaagttttttgtttgctTAAATTTGTATCGGCGGAAGTATTACACTATATATACCATTTGATGTGTAAGAACTAACTAAAATTCACATCCATTACCATTAACAGGGTACAAAATGTATAGTGGAAATATTCTGTATAGTCGCGctgtttttaaacaaaatctttAATAGCTGAAACATTGCCAAGCATATATTTTCGAAATAGCGCGATATTATGGAAAAAAaagattatacaaaaaaaaatatcccaTTGTGCCATTgtgtacttaatatttttcgtGTAAAATGCTTTAAATTCATGTAAGTAATAACGTATACTGACCTTTGATCAAAATTATCGTTGCCATTAAGCGTCCTAATTTTGACAGATGCGTCAGCATTAGAACTTAACatgtaatgtttgaaaaaagaaaaaaaaaaggaaaaaaatggcatttgaTCTTAAATATCATCTAGGATTATAGATATACTCTTAAAtgtgataataattatagaaaaaaaacataaaaaaagctTGTAAGCGTATGTATATctaagtatttataaatagtgaATAAGGCTGAACTATTTGGTGTTTAGAAATGAAGTCTGTTCTTTTGTGTGAAATATTTGTGGGTAGTTTGAAATCTCAATTTTAACGTATGTGTGATATTAGAAATTTTAgtgtagtaaaaataatttattttagtttttaaatgtatgaagGTGTTGTAAAAAGCAgctattttcattaaaatatgtgtttccAAAGTTGCAGGTCAACTATAGCTTTTTATACTTGTGACtcgtatttttttcaaaactaTGGCAAATAACCCTAAGATCAGACTTCTTGTACCTAGTTATAATATTGATGTGATTCgtgccttttttattttcgacGCTGTTCTATGTTTACCTCGAAATATTTTATCGAAATTCCCAGCACTGGGCCTTACTCTGCTATGTTAATGAAGTTTTAATCTTACTGGTTACGAATAGCTGAAACTAAGGcgcgtttttatataattgagTTTCAGGACGATGGCAATACTAATCACAGAATAGATAAAGTTAAGGATTTTTGATCGTTTTTTGCTGATCGCTTTGGTATGTCGTTTAAATATTgcaaatctataaaatatatttgtggctcaaatttaatttccatttttttcattattatatccAGTCAATTCAAGTGTATGGCTTTATAACCGTCACAGATAGCAGAGTTGGGTGCCAGTTTTGAAAGCTGACAAGAGTTTTGGAATGTTAAGGTGCTATCGTAAACATAGTTTCAGATAGATCTGTCTTCGTAGTAGAAGAAACATAGTTTCAAGTCTTGGAATTATTTGTCCTTCAGTCCAAAGATggtatttatttgttgtacCTACGTGTCCTGTATATGAAAGTagcaattttatataaattttaaccaCTACATATTaatcttagttttattaaagatCGGCCACTCGTGAGGCtgtgttaatatattatataaaaattgcttATGAAAGTGAAAGATACCTATTTTGTGTGTGCATCTGATTTTAAATTCTCACTTTATACTTGGTATTATTGGTTACCATTTAgtcattattatcattaagactgatagtttttgttttatggcAACCCCGTCGTACCGAATGGGATTCGGATTCGGTGTTGCCTTACATTTCGTTTGTGTTAGTTGTAAGACAAAGACATTAAAAAGGCtcatttgattatttattatattaaaaaaacatcagaTACACAAAAGCCAACCCAAAAGAGCTGGGCCGTAATTATTGTGGCCAAACTGTACTAAGTCCAGAAAGACCTCTTTTGGTCGGATTTTATGTATttgatatatagataataattttattaatagggGGAGCCTCGATATAGTATTCTACTTATGCCACAGATTCgtatataaacttatttaataccttagttacaataaaacttttatttattttccgcTTGTAAAGAAATTTCCTGTGACTTCGTGGTGTTACTGGCCATAAAAGAAAGGTTTAAATTATGTCCGGACATAAATTTCTTCAATATCTTGCTTAAATCTAGTCTTTTTATAGTATTTCTGAGATACTTGTATACCAAAgccaacaataaataaaactacgtTTCGTTATAATATTCGTATAATTGATTTGCCTTTTAAGGTTGTGAAAAATCTGATTTGATGAGTATTTGATTCTCTATAGCTGTGCCTCAAGACTTTTCTAAAATCTGcgtatttgaacattttcagaaattttaatgttattaactttacgtaaacaaatatttaagtgAGATGCAATATTGCTTTTAATTATCTATGGCGAGATttgagttttaaaatattttgcagcAGACATGAGCTACAATCGCAATATAAAGTTGTATAAAAACTACATTAATTTTAGCTTGCCGtactatatactttttatCTATGGCatcttttactttttatttttgcctTGTGGCATCTTGGCCGGTAAAAGCTTATTGATTAATTGAATATAGTATTTGTGATTCTCGATCTCTTTGTCTTACGGTCATATGACTTTGACAGATCATAAAGCATTCATTGATATATTCGttcaaatatgtcaaacaaCACAATTACAAATAGGTTCATTAAtggtttatataaaagtacgttttagtttaattatttattattttactataggTGTTAGCATgtaagagttttatttaaaatttgtttttcaaaaatttctatttatttgtagattAAAATGAATGATTAATTGATTTGCAAGACGTCATAGGAAacctgtttttaatttatatattttctaaattaaatgGCTTAATAAGACGTTAAAGGTTATTGTGTGTCTCATACAAAGTTAGATAAGTTATGTTTTTTGAGATTACAGGTCAGATCGACCAAATTTGAGATGTTTAACAATGTTTATGTACGTTTTCATACTTTAACGACttacatgttttaattaataaactcatACTGCAatcatatttgttttattgaaaataagatATTATAAGGTCTTCATAgactgaaataataaataaaataacttttatatgcTTTATGTATTTACAGCATAATTCACGCCATGATCGAGATTAGAGTTTGCCTCACTTGCAATATGAccgtatacatatataaatattgaaaagtGAATAAAGTAGCTATTTTCtctaaatactttttagaGGCCTTGTGTACTACCCCAATACTGATTACAAATAGCCAGATTTTGCAAGAGTTGAGAAACGTATTGAACTGCATGAGAAACCGCAAGGATTAAATGGTCAACGATCGATTGTACGAGAAGAGCAGGTACAAGCAAAAATTAATGGTTTTGGTGATAGTTTTGCGGTTTATGTCTACGGTgggtagataatttttttatttccctGAAATAAGTTTTTTGCGGAATATCCATAGAAGAAAAATGtcagtttttttgttttgttttcttttcagACTTATAAAGtatacaaaacattttttgctgtttaatttttcgcgtcataaaaatatgttcatCGGGTAAAAGAACTCATTTAACgggtaaaaatgtaattaattatttatataagactGAGTGCCTCGTGCAATTAATGCTAAAATGTACTCGAAATGAAAGAAGCTTTGGTTTAATTGAGGCAGGCTGAAAGTGGAGGATTGGTTTCAGAGCTCCACagattagaaaatatatgtttttactttttatgctttaattttgtatctgtttcgaaTGTATAGAGATACATTGTCTTTTTATTACATCTGCTAATAAAAACGTCTTACTATGATTAACATATAATTGCATAAATAGGATTAATTGGAATATTTCAACTCTTATTTTCTAGCTGCCAATTGTTCTAAAAGCGCGGATATTTTCTCGTGTTTCGTAGTTTCTCGAAGCGGACATTTATTCTGAACAAAGAAGAGGGCGCTTTCGTCTTTCTGTTCAAAGGCTACTTGGGCAGCTTCTTCATAAAACctgaaatatatgtttttaatttagctGTACTTAGGTAGCGAAGAGAAGAGAAggatagataaaataaagaatacactAAGAAGAATAACTAAGGTAAATGAAGAATAACACATGTCGCAATGATCATAacttaagtggaaatgggcggggCACATAGCGAGAGGACGACAATTaagaaggtggatagaccagATTAAGCaaacagcaggtggtacatgacagagagtggcacagtgTAGATAGAAATGGTGaaatttggaggaggcctttgccaaaaaaggaaTGAATGagatgatagaaatataaatgtatataaatctaaagtatctgaaataaaatatttttgatataattatatcaaaaatattttattttaattagatgaACGTAATTCTAATAAATTATCTCTCATGGTAAATGAACTAATCTCAAAACACAAtctcaaattaataaatatcaattgACTACGATCAGCTATTATTAgtagatttaaatttacaactgTAAAATCGAATAGTTAATAaagaatagtaaaataaatatatgtatggtAAATGTGACAGATCTTTGGGAGTATTTTGAACtaaataagtacataatagtattgtatataacttgtatttaacatttgctcgaacggtgaaggaaaacatcgtgaggaaaccgacatgtcttagacccaaaaagtcgaccgcgtgtgtcaggcactggaggctgatcacctacttgcctattagatttaaaaatgatcatgaaacagattcagaaatctgaggccaagatctaaagaggttgtagcgccactgatttatatataactatacaAATTGTAGGAAACATGTGTTTAACCTGTCAGCAACTATTGTTACTAGGAACAGGgaataacaaataaagaatttataaaaatttgtgacTTCAAAAATTTGTATCAACATTATTCATCTGCGTGCACACGTGGGGAAGACAATCCATATTTCAAAAACTACAGAATTGATTTTGATAAATGTTGGACTAGTTGGATATATGTAGTTGATTTAAGTAGCACACTTGCTTTAATActcaaatattatgtatacataCACATGTTAAACTATATACGATATTCTCTATTTTTAAAGTCGGTTAAATCGATTAGACAAACGTAATCACTTACTCAGCCTTCACGTAGTATTTAACTTTGATATCGTCCCTACACCGGGGCAAGTATTTTAATGCCTCGTCTTTTTGCCCTCGCGAGAGACACGCGTCAACAAAGGGCTCGTAGCCGATTGGGGACTTTTTGGTCTTCGAGAACTTCTCTAAGTCGTCCCATTCGCCCTTTTCGGCCATCGTTAGGATTCTGAGCCAccaatatctaaaaaaaaaccgtAGCATACTAATTAATTGGACGTGTCTaagttaatataattacaaattattataaaatataactctGTATTTATCTAATAAGGATTCTGTATCTTGCCTGCTGTTGTACTTTTTTACAattgaaatatacaattaattaataatcgtaatttattattgtacttGTATATCTCTCATGTAACTGAATGTTGTAatgaacttaatataaaaGCAGGTCAAGAGGAATTATCAGATAATTGCTTTTAAAAACACCTCTTCAGAAAATTAAGtctattatttaagtattaatgCAAAATAAGACCTTCTATCCGGCATCTTGTATTCAGAGCGGAGTTTTTCCGCTAATTTGACCTCCCCCTCCTTAAGTAACTTCCCAACAGTGTCATGTAAGGAGAGACCGACGAAGCTGGTTCCGTAAGTTTCTTGTAGACTCGATTGCTGCTTGCAAAGCTTACGGGCGTCTTCGCATATTGACGCGCCTAAGTAAAAAAGTTAGCTTGGAGCTTAAGAAGATTGAGCTTATATGGAGAGGAAGTtacatcaatttatttatttatttcgttatatagccaaagatggaatacataataatatacaaaaaggttgaAACATATACGAAaggaaatcaataaaaaatattaaatacgtttaactaagtaatacgcAATTCgtctgtgttgtgtgatggtgtaaaagtgagggtatgtacgtgttttgtatatttatccaAAGATACCCAAGGGATTCATATTAATTGTCGTTATATGCATTTACGCATCGGCGGATCCAAGAAGGATAAAGGGCGTCATGTCTTAACCTAGACCTCGtttaattactaatttatttgatatttatttaaaataataagaccACTCCCTTTCTTTGTTGTCTGTATttcatgttatatatatttttaaatggttgTATGACTTTATGTAGCCGAATCCTAGATCCCCcttgtatgtaataaaaaggcttatattagtgtttaggagagtattttagtacaacttgaaaggcaagttctttagtgctttagtgcgttgcgagtgaacgtttacatttcttccagtagagtatcattacagcgccacaatgcacgcgcaacgacgtcggcaaatacgctctattctacgcaaaatactaactgtagttatggaacaaatagaagacgagattttatttgaaataaataaactaaatatgaataataaacaaaatagcttcttttaaggcagtgtatgccgaatgcctagcctgtttgtttttgtataaattgtttttaacgttccacaaacattcgtgaacaacatatacagacacaaatttgatagttgtatcttccgaccatttagccatctttaaaaaaccaaaaaatacgcacgcgtttcacggcacttgtgcactctcctaaagattttactaaattacgtgtttacacatAACGAGGGAAGATGTCGGGGGTtgcgcgggcgcgggaggggtatcacttgaaacaaaaataaaaagcgattctattttgattcaacttgaaagtcaagtagaaccgtactaaagcaagtagcgtttacatgtttcaactaaagtactatcctaaagcactctcctaaacactaagataatgtaaatcggcctttataaAGCGTTCAGATTTTAGTTCAAGAAGCCGCCTACTATTGAAGCATGAACCTTTAGATAATCAGGCCTACAAATCAGTTTTACCAATCGAGAATTTCTTAATATAcgtataaacaaatttatacgtatattaagaataaatgATAACCACTTTTTTAATATCGCAAGTCATGGTTCCTTTTCTATTGGATGAAATTTCATTTGGAGCTGCACTTACCCAGATCATTCTTGCCCTTCTTATAGCACTCTCTGGCCGAAATAAGCGATGCCTCAATACTGCCAGGGTTAGTTTGATCTATCGCGTCACGGATATGTGTGCTCGCTTGACCGTGAAAGTCGTCTTCTTGGACGTACACTTGCCTTAATGCCTCGCGATTGTGACCCGCACAGTACTTTATGTATAGCGCATGAGCGAGGGGCAGGCTTCTGATAGTGAGCTGAAacggcaaaaaaaaaaaaaactttattcattacAGAAATAcgttgtaataaaattgatttaactttttttaaatttagccCCACTAGCCCCCTTGTTGTGGGTAACTGTAGATAGTTTGACTATCTCAGCATCCGTAGATTGGGGTTTTCATTATAAAGGGGCACCTATATGCAAAAAAGCGTTGGCCACACGTTTTGACGTAGGGAATAAAAAACGTCTGTAATGTGTCTGGATTTATTTGTCCATGGAGTTTGTGATATCTTAAACAGATCTCTATGTATAGCTTTCTTACTGAGTAGGTTTTTGGTTCTAGATGGAGTTTGACTGTGTGTCTTTGTGCACATTCCAATTTAATCAGTGAAGATACAGCTTTTTCTCCCCATACAGGCAGACAGTATGTAAGAATGGACTGActaagtaaattatattaataacttcGTCCTCCGATACGTTTCAGTCGATTGAAGACTTATGTATATCTTGCTGCTTGTCTTCGTGCGTCAATGTTCTTTTCCCAAGTGGAGTTTAAGACTGGTATAGCTAGCTATGAAGGATGTTTAGCTTTAATAGGAAATTAGAagctataaaattttgaatataaattttttatccgTTACAAACGCgcaaaaatgttattgttgTTGGTGTTATCTGCAAAATGTCTGAGAATGCTGTTTGTTATTGTCATCACACCGAGAACAGATTGGGCGAAAGAATTAGAAtgatttagataaaataagttAGTAAAAAATTTGATTAACTTCTGTAAAGGTTATACAGGCAATCGATGACGTAAGTAGTGTAATAAATACGAATTTATATCC
Coding sequences within it:
- the LOC125049825 gene encoding juxtaposed with another zinc finger protein 1; this translates as MAVFMINICKFNGCGITFPRLADLIEHIEDVHIDYDPAVVEQKEASQPSCIPLSYVLKFFTEASRREFQMTPVAEARKRLLSAPKTPSVRSSTPTGSEMDDEEVMSPSEDSNDSWTNVEEYSSEYILQYGVKMNASASSGALGPAAQEKPFACPVPGCKKRYKNVNGIKYHSKNGHKKDGKVRKAYKCHCGKSYKTAQGLKTHSICHHVSPSTSTNDRVHVKMPGLVVTASPAQRQLNIIDNIDTNKLVRIYDSIKTKDLPSFTIPKQNLTNLNIINHNHIRHSVLLTPNAEKIKFERKPQPKVTVTSQDSFNEISLSNERRA